A single window of Vigna unguiculata cultivar IT97K-499-35 chromosome 1, ASM411807v1, whole genome shotgun sequence DNA harbors:
- the LOC114179490 gene encoding heat stress transcription factor A-5-like — protein sequence MEGIGSGSGSAGPAPFLLKTYEMVDDSSTEEIVSWSSNNNTFIVWNPAEFSRLLLPTFFKHNNFSSFIRQLNTYGFRKVHPERWEFANEDFVKDQKHLLKNIHRRKPIHSHSLTHPVVDSERSAFEEQIEKLSHDKTTIQSNIFRFKQHHSAANTHLQDLLLRLDDMEKRQQNLLTFFQNALHNPTLVQHITRKIESMDLLAYNKKRRLPLQLEDRDQVAGNTLVECFGSEFGDVSHQDFSDKLTLELSPAVSEMNLVVSCSTQSSNEDGESPHKMMLPEIAELAQTGESLNFEMHSCLSRTATASESPRLDSKYEDGDSYISCLLNLSLASSPLQAKRNTCHDRAPSLIDCAEFGKLEGSKFCANDIKEYDAGASSSRSLNEDTNSAEATPTAPVRVNDVFWEQFLTERPGCSDTENSMSTHKVNAYVADENEGRSVHGISGNVMDRNQLTL from the exons ATGGAGGGAATAGGGTCAGGGTCAGGTTCGGCAGGTCCGGCACCGTTCCTACTGAAGACATACGAGATGGTGGATGATTCATCGACGGAGGAAATAGTATCGTGGAGTTCCAACAACAACACCTTCATCGTTTGGAACCCCGCTGAATTTTCTCGCCTTCTTCTTCCCACTTTTTTCAAACACAACAACTTTTCCAGCTTCATCCGACAGCTTAACACCTAT GGATTTAGAAAAGTACACCCTGAGCGATGGGAGTTTGCTAATGAAGATTTTGTGAAAGATCAAAAGCATCTTCTAAAGAATATTCACCGCAGGAAACCTATCCACAGTCACTCACTCACACACCCCGTTGTGGATTCAGAAAGGTCTGCATTTGAGGAACAGATAGAGAAACTTTCACACGACAAGACCACCATTCAATCCAATATTTTCCGCTTCAAACAACACCACTCCGCTGCCAACACTCATCTTCAAGATCTGCTTCTGCGATTGGATGACATGGAGAAGAGGCAGCAAAATCTGCTCACCTTCTTTCAAAACGCTCTTCACAATCCTACTCTCGTTCAACACATCACTCGCAAAATCGAGTCCATGGATTTGCTGGCTTATAACAAGAAAAGGCGATTACCTCTTCAGCTTGAGGACCGTGATCAAGTTGCTGGAAACACGTTGGTTGAATGTTTTGGATCGGAATTTGGAGATGTTTCTCATCAAGATTTCTCCGATAAACTCACACTGGAATTGTCACCTGCTGTTTCAGAAATGAACTTGGTGGTGTCATGTAGTACACAGAGTTCAAATGAAGATGGAGAAAGCCCACATAAGATGATGCTTCCGGAGATAGCAGAGCTTGCACAAACTGGAGAGTCTCTTAATTTTGAGATGCATTCTTGTCTATCACGAACCGCCACAGCTTCTGAGAGCCCCAGATTAGATTCAAAATATGAAGATGGTGACAGTTATATATCCTGTCTTTTGAATCTATCTCTGGCATCTTCTCCATTACAAGCCAAGAGAAACACATGCCATGATAGAGCCCCATCCCTAATAGACTGTGCAGAATTTGGCAAATTGGAAGGATCAAAATTTTGTGCCAATGATATTAAAGAATATGACGCTGGAGCCTCTTCAAGCAGAAGTCTAAACGAGGACACTAATTCAGCTGAAGCTACCCCAACTGCTCCGGTCAGAGTAAATGATGTGTTCTGGGAACAGTTCCTTACTGAAAGACCAGGTTGTTCTGACACCGAAAACTCAATGTCCACCCACAAAGTAAATGCTTATGTTGCTGATGAAAATGAAGGGCGCTCGGTTCATGGAATCTCTGGAAATGTCATGGACAGGAATCAACTCACACTCTGA
- the LOC114179500 gene encoding protein RALF-like 24 encodes MLCYCAAPLLHLLPPFITLQRPRISLSLSQKQKISKHNTRMSQPRFLSTVSLCLALLLLHAHPPICNGLSFVDLNLLKHNEMAVMTKRVCTKTIGECLSLTDPDMDSETNRRVLAMQKKYISYETLKRDMVPCDRAGASYYNCHAIRANPYNRGCEVITACARGQDIKT; translated from the coding sequence ATGCTATGTTACTGTGCTGCGCCACTCCTACACCTACTGCCCCCATTTATAACCCTCCAGCGACCACGCATCTCACTTTCACTGTCTCAAAAACAAAAGATCTCAAAACACAACACAAGGATGTCCCAACCCAGATTCCTTTCCACTGTCTCCCTCTGTCTCGCCCTTCTTCTGCTCCACGCCCATCCTCCAATCTGCAACGGCCTATCGTTTGTGGACCTCAATTTGCTGAAACACAATGAAATGGCTGTGATGACCAAAAGGGTTTGCACCAAAACCATCGGAGAGTGTTTGAGTTTGACCGACCCAGACATGGATTCGGAGACCAACAGAAGAGTTCTGGCAATGCAGAAAAAGTACATTAGCTACGAGACACTGAAGAGAGACATGGTTCCCTGTGACAGAGCTGGAGCTTCTTACTACAATTGTCATGCAATACGAGCCAATCCTTATAACAGAGGCTGCGAGGTAATTACTGCATGTGCAAGAGGTCAAGACATCAAGACTTGA
- the LOC114179482 gene encoding adenosylhomocysteinase-like: MALQVEKTSSGREYKVKDMSLADFGRLEIELAEVEMPGLISCRKEYGPSQPFKGTRITGSLHMTIQTAVLIETLTALGAEVRWCSCNIFSTQDHAAAAIARDSAAVFAWKGETLQEYWWCTERALDWGPDGGPDLIVDDGGDTTLLIHEGVKAEQAFEKSGQLPDPSSSDNAEFQIVLTIIKDGLKTDPKKYHRMKDRLVGVSEETTTGVKRLYQMQANGTLLFPAINVNDSVTKSKFDNLYGCRHSLPDGLMRATDVMIAGKVAVVCGYGDVGKGCAAAMKVAGARVIVTEIDPICALQAMMEGLQVLTLEDVVSVADIFVTTTGNKDIIMVSHMKKMKNNAIVCNIGHFDNEIDMMGLENYPGVKRISIKPQTDRWVFPETKTGIIVLAEGRLMNLGCATGHPSFVMSCSFTNQVIAQLELWKEKGTGKYEKKVYVLPKQLDEKVAALHLGQLGAKLTKLTKDQADYISVPVEGPYKPAHYRY, translated from the exons ATGGCGTTGCAAGTGGAGAAAACAAGCAGTGGGAGGGAGTACAAGGTGAAGGACATGAGCCTCGCCGACTTCGGGAGATTGGAGATTGAGCTGGCGGAGGTTGAAATGCCGGGGCTCATCTCCTGCCGGAAGGAGTACGGACCCTCTCAGCCCTTCAAAGGAACAAGGATCACCGGCTCCCTCCACATGACCATCCAAACCGCCGTCCTCATCGAGACCCTCACTGCCCTCGGCGCTGAGGTCCGCTGGTGCTCCTGCAACATCTTCTCCACCCAGGACCACGCCGCCGCCGCCATTGCCCGCGACAGCGCCGCCGTCTTCGCCTGGAAGGGCGAGACCCTCCAGGAATACTGGTGGTGCACCGAGCGCGCCCTCGATTGGGGCCCCGACGGTGGCCCCGATCTCATCGTCGACGACGGCGGCGACACCACTCTCCTCATTCACGAGGGTGTCAAGGCGGAGCAGGCCTTCGAGAAGTCGGGGCAGTTGCCGGACCCCTCCTCCTCAGACAACGCGGAGTTCCAGATCGTGCTCACCATCATCAAGGATGGCTTGAAGACCGATCCCAAGAAGTACCACAGGATGAAGGACAGACTGGTGGGCGTCTCCGAAGAAACCACCACCGGTGTCAAGAGGCTCTACCAGATGCAGGCCAACGGCACCCTCTTGTTCCCAGCCATCAATGTCAATGACTCTGTCACCAAGAGCAAG TTCGATAACTTGTATGGTTGCCGTCACTCCCTCCCCGATGGACTGATGAGAGCCACTGACGTGATGATCGCCGGTAAGGTCGCCGTTGTTTGTGGTTATGGAGATGTTGGAAAGGGTTGTGCCGCTGCCATGAAGGTTGCCGGGGCCCGTGTGATTGTGACGGAAATCGATCCCATCTGTGCTCTTCAGGCTATGATGGAGGGTCTTCAGGTTCTGACTCTGGAGGATGTTGTCTCTGTGGCGGACATTTTCGTCACCACCACCGGGAACAAGGACATCATCATGGTGAGCCacatgaagaaaatgaagaacaatgcGATTGTGTGCAACATTGGGCACTTCGACAATGAAATCGACATGATGGGGCTTGAGAACTACCCTGGTGTGAAGCGCATTAGTATTAAGCCTCAAACCGACAGATGGGTTTTCCCTGAGACGAAGACAGGGATCATTGTGTTGGCCGAGGGTCGTCTGATGAACTTGGGGTGTGCGACGGGCCACCCCAGCTTTGTGATGTCCTGCTCCTTCACCAACCAGGTCATCGCTCAGCTTGAGCTGTGGAAGGAGAAGGGTACTGGGAAGTACGAAAAGAAGGTTTATGTTTTGCCCAAACAGCTTGATGAGAAAGTTGCTGCTCTTCACCTTGGCCAGCTAGGAGCTAAACTCACCAAGCTCACCAAGGATCAGGCTGATTACATCAGTGTCCCTGTTGAGGGTCCATACAAGCCTGCTCATTACAGATACTGA
- the LOC114179474 gene encoding serine hydroxymethyltransferase 4, with product MRREGTVYTALSCFAASLFRTLPLCLQKHNQIMEAVSAWGNTPLATVDPEIHDLIEKEKRRQCRGIELIASENFTSFAVIEALGSALTNKYSEGMPGNRYYGGNEFIDQIENLCRSRALEAFHLDPSRWGVNVQPYSGSPANFAAYTAVLQPHDRIMGLDLPSGGHLTHGYYTSGGKKISATSIYFESLPYKVSSTTGFIHYDKLEEKALDFRPKLIICGGSAYPRDWDYARFRQVADKCGALLLCDMAHISGLVAAQEANNPFEYCDIVTTTTHKSLRGPRAGMIFYRKGPKPPKKGQAENAVYDFEDKINFAVFPSLQGGPHNHQIGALAVALKQAMSPGFKAYAKQVKANAVALGNYLMNKGYSLVTGGTENHLVLWDLRPLGLTGNKVEKLCDLCNITVNKNAVFGDSSALAPGGVRIGAPAMTSRGLVEKDFEQIGEFLHRAVTLTLEIQKEYGKLLKDFNKGLVNNKAIEDLKVDVEKFSASFDMPGFLVSELKYKD from the exons ATGAGAAGAGAGGGCACAGTGTACACTGCACTTTCTTGCTTTGCTGCTTCTTTGTTTCGGACTCTGCCTCTGTGTCTTCAGAAGCATAACCAAATAATGGAAGCTGTGAGCGCGTGGGGTAACACGCCGTTGGCGACCGTGGACCCAGAAATCCACGACCTCATTGAGAAGGAGAAGCGTCGGCAGTGTCGGGGAATCGAGCTCATAGCGTCGGAGAACTTCACTTCCTTCGCGGTCATAGAGGCGCTGGGGAGTGCCCTCACCAACAAGTACTCCGAGGGTATGCCCGGCAACCGCTACTACGGTGGCAACGAGTTCATCGATCAGATTGAGAACCTGTGCCGTTCCCGCGCCCTCGAGGCCTTCCATCTCGATCCCTCCCGATGGGGCGTCAACGTCCAACCCTACTCAGGTTCTCCGGCCAACTTCGCCGCCTACACCGCTGTGCTCCAGCCCCACGACCGCATCATGGGCTTGGATCTCCCCTCCGGTGGCCACCTCACCCACGGCTACTACACCTCCGGTGGGAAGAAGATCTCTGCAACCTCCATTTACTTTGAGAGTTTGCCTTACAAGGTGAGTTCCACCACCGGATTCATCCACTACGACAAGTTGGAGGAGAAAGCATTGGATTTCAGGCCCAAGCTGATCATCTGTGGTGGCAGTGCCTACCCTAGGGACTGGGACTATGCCAGGTTCAGACAGGTAGCCGACAAGTGCGGTGCTCTCTTGCTCTGTGACATGGCTCACATCAGTGGTCTTGTTGCTGCTCAG GAAGCTAACAATCCATTCGAGTACTGTGACATTGTGACCACAACGACCCACAAGAGCTTGAGGGGTCCTAGGGCCGGTATGATCTTCTACCGGAAGGGACCTAAACCGCCGAAGAAAGGGCAGGCTGAGAATGCAGTGTACGATTTTGAAGACAAAATAAACTTTGCAGTGTTCCCTTCCCTCCAGGGGGGTCCTCACAATCACCAGATTGGGGCACTTGCTGTTGCATTGAAACAGGCTATGAGCCCTGGATTCAAGGCATACGCGAAGCAGGTTAAGGCAAATGCAGTTGCACTTGGAAATTACTTGATGAACAAGGGTTACAGTCTTGTCACCGGAGGAACTGAGAACCACCTTGTCTTGTGGGATCTCCGCCCCCTTGGCCTAACTG GCAACAAGGTAGAGAAACTCTGTGACCTCTGCAACATTACTGTCAACAAAAATGCTGTCTTTGGTGATAGCAGTGCACTGGCACCTGGAGGAGTGCGAATTG GTGCACCAGCCATGACTTCTAGGGGGTTGGTGGAGAAGGACTTCGAACAGATCGGAGAGTTCCTTCACCGTGCAGTGACTCTGACGCTGGAGATCCAGAAGGAGTATGGGAAACTTTTGAAGGATTTCAACAAGGGCCTGGTGAACAATAAGGCTATTGAAGATCTCAAAGTTGATGTTGAGAAATTTTCAGCCTCCTTCGATATGCCCGGTTTCCTAGTGTCTGAGTTGAAGTACAAGGACTAG
- the LOC114191303 gene encoding pentatricopeptide repeat-containing protein At1g09220, mitochondrial-like, with product MILMKKLFGSITVYVHLETWLGKMSLLKPKYPLSLSAFVTAAAISTTTTISHRFPCLEIAPPKPKHPQHLLSLLLKHPSQPKILQQIHCHIITSGLFHYPFHDTSTCLLLFNNVIRCYSRGPSPHLALHFFSYTQHSHTFFTYPSLDTFSFAFLSNASANPTCTHFGIQLHALIFKVGFQFHVYVQTGLLQMYSSSGLLVEAAQVFYQMPRRSLVTWNVFLTGLIKWEEVELALSVFNQMPSRSVVSWTLVIDGYTRRNQPTKALTLFREMIEVDGIEPTQVTLLTIFPAIANIGCIKICQSAHGYAEKRGFNSSDIRITNALIDLYAKCGCIASVNRFLQELPDQRKNLVSWTSAISGFAMNGMGREALETFENMEKAGLRPNRVTFLSVLSACSHGGLVEEGLNFFVKMAKDCEVVPDIKHYGCVIDMLGRAGRLEEAEKVASEVPHEVANAVMWRTLLGACSVHNNVEIGQRVTRKVLEMERGHGGDYVLMSNILVGVGRFKDAQRLRDMIDERIAFKLPGYSIA from the coding sequence ATGATCTTGATGAAAAAATTGTTTGGATCTATTACGGTGTATGTGCATCTTGAAACATGGCTTGGTAAAATGTCACTCTTGAAACCAAAGTACCCTTTGTCCCTTTCAGCTTTTGTAACAGCGGCAGCCatatccaccaccaccaccatctctCACCGTTTTCCATGTCTTGAAATCGCGCCTCCTAAACCTAAACATCCACAACACTTGCTCTCTCTTCTTCTCAAACATCCTTCTCAACCCAAAATTCTGCAACAAATTCACTGTCACATTATCACCTCTGGCCTCTTTCACTACCCTTTTCACGACACCTCCACTTGTTTACTCCTCTTCAACAACGTCATCCGCTGTTACTCCCGTGGCCCTTCCCCCCACCTAGCTCTTCACTTCTTTAGCTACACCCAACACTCCCACACTTTCTTCACATACCCTTCCCTTGACACCTTCTCTTTTGCCTTTCTTTCTAACGCTTCTGCCAATCCAACCTGCACCCACTTTGGGATTCAACTCCACGCCCTCATTTTCAAGGTTGGGTTTCAGTTTCATGTGTATGTGCAAACTGGGCTGTTGCAAATGTACTCAAGTTCGGGTCTTTTAGTTGAAGCCGCACAAGTGTTCTACCAAATGCCGCGCAGAAGCTTAGTCACTTGGAATGTTTTTCTCACTGGTTTGATCAAATGGGAGGAGGTTGAACTTGCACTTTCTGTGTTTAATCAGATGCCTTCTCGGAGTGTAGTGTCGTGGACCCTTGTTATTGATGGATACACACGCAGGAATCAGCCCACGAAAGCTTTAACTTTGTTTAGGGAAATGATCGAAGTTGATGGTATAGAACCTACTCAAGTTACTCTTTTGACCATTTTTCCTGCTATTGCGAATATTGGGTGTATTAAGATATGTCAATCAGCTCATGGATATGCGGAGAAGAGAGGGTTCAATTCCTCTGACATACGCATTACCAATGCATTAATTGATTTGTATGCAAAGTGTGGATGCATAGCAAGTGTGAATAGATTCTTGCAGGAGTTACCTGATCAGAGGAAGAATTTGGTATCATGGACTTCAGCAATCTCTGGTTTTGCAATGAATGGGATGGGGAGGGAAGCTCTGGAGACTTTTGAAAACATGGAGAAGGCTGGACTTAGGCCAAACCGTGTGACATTCCTTAGTGTTTTGAGTGCCTGTAGTCATGGAGGATTGGTTGAAGAAGGcctcaatttttttgttaaaatggcAAAGGATTGTGAAGTTGTGCCAGATATCAAACACTACGGTTGTGTGATAGATATGCTGGGGAGGGCTGGGAGGTTAGAAGAAGCTGAAAAGGTTGCTTCAGAGGTACCTCATGAGGTTGCCAATGCTGTGATGTGGAGAACGTTGCTGGGTGCTTGCAGTGTTCATAATAATGTTGAAATTGGTCAGAGGGTGACCAGAAAAGTACTAGAGATGGAGAGAGGACACGGTGGGGATTATGTTCTTATGTCCAATATTCTTGTTGGTGTTGGGAGATTTAAGGACGCTCAAAGGTTGAGAGATATGATAGATGAAAGAATTGCATTTAAACTTCCTGGCTATAGTATAGCCTAA
- the LOC114182181 gene encoding DNA repair protein RAD50-like, producing MSLKNEHDSSIQHLFTTFSLGCLPTSPFNDEVALNLSRRVKSRLADLEKDLDEKKKANDNELEMAWDCYMDANDRWKDIEAKIKAMQGIKDGILKRIEEKKNELDSSEHQMTNVNLSHIDERERHLKKEIERKESQLSQRQFESIIPQMQNEIFSVNQKIRAVNSEKDIMTADSADRVMLSHKKAELENRKKKHKKMFDDLKDKIRKVLKGRVPLDKDVKKEITQALRAVGAEFDDMNAKYRDAEKEVNMLQIKIQEVNGNLSKHRKDLESRKRFIDSKLQSLDQQCSGLDSYLKVLESSKEKRDVQRSKYNIADGMRQMFDPFERVARAHHVCPCCERPFSPEEEDNFVKKQRVKATSYAEHMKVLAVESSNAEPHFQQLDKLRMVYEEYVKLGKETIPNTEKELQQLKDEMDDKSQALDDVLGVLAQVKTDKDLVDTLVQPVENADRLFEEIQDLQKQVEDLEDKLDYRGQGVRTLEEIQLELKTLQSTKDNLQSELERLRDEQIHMEKDLSNICNRRHNLTEEKLKATNLLQGVKRLEEELERLTEEKTQVDLDEKHLADALGPFPVEKDRLMANYNDMKIRLNLEYEDLAEQKRSYKQEAESLFRMNSKIKEYSDLKKGDRLKELQEKNSRSQTELESCDTRKKEISAELVKSKDLMQNQDQLRRKIDDNLNYRKTKAEVDELAHEIETLEENILKAGGISTIETERQKLSQERERLLSEVNRCRGTMSVYQSNISKNKVDLKQAQYKDIDKRYFDQLIQLKTTEMTNKDLDRYYNALDKALMRFHTMKMEEINKIIWELWQQTYRGQDIDYISIHSDSEGAGTRSYSYKVLMQTGDAELEMRGRCSAGQKVLASLIIRFALAETFCLNCGILALDEPTTNLDGPNAESLVAALVRIMEDRKGQENFQLIVITHDERFAQLIGQRQHAERYYRVAKDDLQHSIIESQEIFD from the exons ATGTCTTTGAAGAATGAGCATGATTCCTCCATTCAACATCTTTTTACTACATTTAGTTTAGGGTGTCTTCCAACTTCTCCTTTCAATGATGAGGTTGCTTTAAATCTCTCTAGGCGTGTAAAATCTAGGTTGGCAGATCTTGAGAAAGATCTTGATGAGAAAAAG AAAGCAAATGACAACGAACTTGAGATGGCATGGGATTGCTACATGGATGCTAATGACCGTTGGAAAGATATTGAGGCTAAAATAAAGGCCATGCAAGGGATCAAG GATGGCATTCTGAAGCGcattgaagagaagaaaaacgAGCTCGATTCATCTGAACATCAAATGACTAATGTGAACTTATCTCACATAGATGAAAGAGAAAGACATTTG AAAAAGGAGATTGAGAGGAAGGAAAGTCAACTATCTCAAAGACAATTTGAATCCATTATACCTCAAATGCAAAATGAGATATTTAGTGTAAATCAAAAGATTAGGGCTGTCAATTCAGAGAAGGATATCATGACTGCTGATTCAGCGGACAGAGTTATGCTATCTCATAAGAAAGCAGAGTTGGAAAATCGgaaaaagaaacataagaaaAT gtTTGATGACCTAAAGGACAAAATTAGAAAGGTGCTGAAAGGGAGGGTTCCTCTAGATAAGGATGTGAAAAAGGAAATTACTCAAGCATTAAG GGCTGTTGGAGCGGAATTTGATGATATGAATGCAAAGTACCGCGATGCTGAGAAGGAAGTCAATATGttgcaaataaaaatacaagaagtTAATGGTAACCTATCCAAACACCGCAAGGATTTGGAAT CAAGAAAGAGATTTATTGATTCGAAGCTTCAGTCTTTGGATCAGCAATGTTCTGGACTTGATTCTTATCTCAAAGTTTTAGAGTCTTCCAAGGAAAAAAGAGATGTACAGAGAAG CAAATATAATATTGCTGATGGTATGAGGCAGATGTTTGATCCTTTTGAAAGGGTTGCCAGAGCTCATCATGTTTGCCCTTGCTGTGAGCGGCCCTTCTCTCCAGAAGAAGAAGACAATTTTGTCAAGAAG CAAAGAGTGAAGGCAACTAGTTATGCTGAACATATGAAAGTTCTCGCTGTGGAATCCTCAAATGCAGAGCCTCATTTTCAGCAGCTGGACAAGCTTAGGATGGTTTACGAAGAATATGTTAAACTTGGCAAGGAGACCATCCCTAATACTGAAAAGGAACTTCAGCAACTTAAAGATGAGATGGATGACAAATCTCAGGCTCTTGATGAT GTTTTAGGTGTTTTAGCACAAGTGAAAACTGACAAGGATTTAGTTGACACATTGGTGCAACCTGTTGAAAATGCTGATCGGCTTTTCGAAGAAATTCAAGATTTGCAAAAGCAAGTTGAGGATTTAGAAGATAAGCTTGATTATCGTGGACAGGGAGTGAGGACTCTGGAAGAGATTCAACTGGAGCTTAAAACCCTGCAGAGCACCAA GGACAATTTGCAATCTGAATTGGAGAGGTTGAGGGATGAACAAATACATATGGAGAAGGATCTATCAAATATTTGTAACCGGCGGCACAATCTAACGGAGGAGAAATTGAAAGCAACCAACTTATTGCAAGGAGTTAAGAGATTAGAAGAAGAATTGGAACGTTTGACTGAAGAAAAGACTCAAGTTGATCTTGATGAGAAG CATTTGGCAGATGCTCTCGGACCTTTTCCCGTTGAGAAAGATAGATTAATGGCTAACTATAATGATATGAAAATTAGACTCAACCTTGAGTACGAGGACCTGGCTGAGCAAAAGAGAAGTTACAAGCAAGAAGCTGAATCACTTTTCAGAATGAATTCTAAGATCAAAGA GTATTCCGATTTAAAGAAAGGAGATAGGTTGAAGGAACTGCAGGAAAAGAATTCTCGATCACAAACTGAACTTGAAAGTTGTGATACCAGGAAGAAGGAAATTTCAGCTGAGTTAGTCAAAAGTAAAGATTTGATGCAAAATCAAGATCAGTTAAGAAGAAAAATTGATGACAACTTAAATTATAGGAAAACTAAGGCTGAAGTGGATGAGCTAGCACATGAAATTGAAACActagaagaaaatatattaaaggcTGGTGGGATCTCTACCATTGAAACTGAACGCCAGAAACTATCACAGGAGAGGGAGAGACTTCTTTCAGAG GTAAACCGGTGCCGTGGAACAATGTCTGTTTACCAAAGCAATATTTCCAAAAATAAGGTTGATCTTAAGCAGGCTCAATATAAGGACATAGATAAGCGATACTTCGACCAGCTTATCCAGCTTAAG ACAACTGAAATGACCAACAAGGATCTGGACAGATACTACAATGCACTTGATAA GGCACTGATGCGCTTCCACAcaatgaaaatggaagagatcaacaaaattatttggGAGTTGTGGCAGCAAACCTATAGAGGGCAAGACATAGACTACATCAGTATTCATTCAGACTCCGAAGGTGCAGGGACCCGTTCCTACAGTTACAAG GTTCTTATGCAGACTGGTGATGCAGAGTTGGAGATGAGAGGAAGATGTAGTGCTGGTCAGAAG GTTCTGGCATCTCTTATCATACGTTTTGCACTGGCTGAAACGTTTTGTCTCAATTGTGGAATACTTGCGCTGGATGAACCTACCACAAATTTGGATGGACCAAATGCTGAAAGTCTGGTTGCAGCTCTTGTAAG GATCATGGAGGACAGGAAAGGGCAGGAAAATTTTCAGCTAATTGTAATCACTCATGATGAGCGTTTTGCTCAACTGATTGGTCAGCGCCAGCATGCAGAGAGATATTATCGTGTCGCCAAAGATGATCT TCAGCACAGTATAATCGAAAGTCAGGAGATATTTGACTGA
- the LOC114182190 gene encoding DNA repair protein RAD50-like, producing MSTVDKMLIKGIRSFDPENKNVITFFKPLTLIVGPNGAGKTTIIECLKLSCTGELPPNARSGHSFIHDPKIHQGIGSYKETSQGAGSRDKDLQAQTGTSSNSQRCCL from the exons ATGAGCACCGTTGATAAAATGCTGATCAAGGGCATCCGGAGTTTCGACCCGGAGAACAAGAACGTCATCACCTTCTTCAAACCCTTAACCCTAATCGTTGGTCCCAACGGTGCCGGCAAGACC ACCATCATCGAGTGTTTGAAGCTTTCTTGCACCGGCGAGTTGCCTCCTAACGCCAGGTCTGGCCACAGTTTCATCCACGACCCCAAG ATACACCAAGGCATTGGAAGTTATAAAGAAACTTCACAAGGAGCAGGCTCAAGAGATAAAGACTTACAAGCTCAAACTGGAACATCTTCAAACTCTCAAAGATGCTGCCTATAA
- the LOC114186253 gene encoding Werner Syndrome-like exonuclease codes for MKNVKEEESGFTRLASFVCDCEPFTEEELEGIEASLSNPNNKRRFDDLTPRRRRLPESLIALQHPNISSLSRRPGYSRMRLPAIKFSGRIMYSRTFDSVQKAVAKLLQALDVKNREIVQFAIGFDIEWKPSFTKGVPPGKVAVMQICTDSSHCHVLHLIHSGIPPNLQLLLEDPTVLKVGVGIGSDATKVFRDYKISVKGVTDLSFHANQKLGGDHKWGLSSLTEKLLSKQLKKPNKIRLGNWETPVLSKEQLEYAATDAFASWYLYHVHAILE; via the exons ATGAAGAACGTGAAGGAGGAGGAGAGTGGTTTCACGCGCCTTGCCTCATTCGTCTGCGATTGTGAACCTTTCACGGAGGAAGAGCTTGAAGGCATCGAAGCTTCTCTTTCCAACCCTAACAACAAACGTCGGTTCGACGATCTCACTCCTCGCCGCCGTCGCTTGCCCGAATCGCTTATCGCTCTTCAACACCCAAATATTTCTTCTTTATCCCGTCGTCCAG GCTATTCAAGAATGAGATTACCAGCAATTAAGTTTAGTGGTCGAATTATGTATAGCAGGACTTTTGATTCTGTACAGAAAGCTGTAGCAAAACTCTTACAAGCCCTGGACGTAAAAAATAGAGAGATTGTGCAATTTGCAATTGGATTTGATATTGAGTGGAAACCTTCCTTCACTAAAG GCGTTCCACCCGGAAAGGTAGCAGTCATGCAGATATGTACTGACAGTAGTCATTGTCATGTTCTACATCTAATTCATTCTGGAATCCCTCCAAATTTACAGCTTTTGCTTGAAGATCCCACAGTTCTGAAG GTTGGAGTTGGGATTGGTAGTGATGCCACGAAGGTTTTTAGAGATTATAAAATATCTGTCAAAGGTGTGACGGATCTTTCTTTCCATGCCAATCAGAAGCTTGGTGGTGATCACAAGTGGGGTCTTTCATCTTTGACCGAAAAACTTTTATCGAAACAG CTGAAAAAGCCCAATAAAATAAGACTGGGAAATTGGGAGACTCCTGTTTTGTCAAAGGAGCAACTAGAGTACGCTGCAACCGATGCTTTTGCTTCTTGGTATCTTTATCACGTACATGCTATTCTGGAATAA